A region of Calditrichota bacterium DNA encodes the following proteins:
- a CDS encoding sulfotransferase: MSNDFVTVVSGLPRSGTSMMMRILDSGGMEIVVDGIRTADDDNPKGYYELEQVKKLKEDKNWVKDTVGKGVKVISALLTELPPEYNYKVIFMRRRMEEILASQKKMLIRRGEPTDTVPDEIMAREFEKHLEKIEKWLAEQSNMDVLYVTYHEAVADPEGNIKKVNAFLGNRLDEEKMMAAIDKNLYRNRAAK; the protein is encoded by the coding sequence ATGAGTAACGATTTTGTGACCGTAGTTTCCGGCTTGCCCCGCTCGGGGACGTCAATGATGATGCGTATTTTGGACTCCGGCGGCATGGAAATTGTCGTCGATGGCATCCGCACTGCAGATGATGACAATCCGAAAGGATATTATGAGCTCGAGCAGGTAAAAAAATTAAAAGAAGACAAGAACTGGGTCAAAGATACCGTGGGAAAGGGTGTGAAAGTAATTTCGGCGCTGCTGACCGAGTTGCCGCCGGAATACAACTACAAAGTGATTTTCATGCGTCGGCGCATGGAAGAAATTCTCGCCAGCCAGAAAAAAATGCTGATTCGCCGCGGCGAGCCCACGGACACGGTGCCTGACGAAATCATGGCGCGGGAATTTGAGAAACATCTGGAAAAAATTGAGAAATGGCTCGCGGAACAATCCAACATGGATGTGCTTTACGTGACTTACCACGAGGCTGTCGCTGATCCGGAAGGAAATATTAAGAAAGTGAACGCATTTCTGGGGAATCGTCTCGATGAAGAAAAGATGATGGCGGCGATTGATAAAAATTTGTACCGCAATAGAGCTGCGAAGTAG
- a CDS encoding ion transporter, which translates to MPENEIKKISQPFVQHWRNRVHEIIFEADTPAGRWFDILLIASILLSVLVVMLDSVSSLKQQHGELLVDLEWLFTILFTIEYILRLISVGKALKYATSFYGIIDLLAILPTYISVFFPASRFLAVIRILRILRIFRILKLVQYLHEANALFQALRASRRKIVVFLFGVFSLVVILGSFMYIIEGEKNGFTSIPRSIYWAIVTLTTVGYGDISPQTGLGQTLAAIIMILGYSIIAVPTGVVTVEISRVQKSSVSTQVCPQCSREGHDSDAVFCKYCGAKL; encoded by the coding sequence ATGCCTGAAAATGAAATAAAAAAGATCAGCCAGCCCTTTGTACAGCATTGGCGGAATCGAGTGCACGAAATTATTTTTGAAGCGGACACGCCAGCCGGGCGGTGGTTTGACATTTTGCTCATCGCCAGCATTTTGCTCAGCGTGCTTGTCGTCATGCTGGACAGCGTGAGCAGTTTGAAACAGCAACATGGCGAATTGCTTGTCGATTTGGAATGGCTGTTCACGATTTTATTCACTATTGAGTACATTCTTCGGCTCATCTCCGTGGGCAAGGCGTTGAAATACGCGACGAGCTTTTACGGCATCATCGATTTGTTAGCCATTCTGCCTACTTACATTTCCGTCTTTTTCCCGGCAAGCCGTTTCCTGGCTGTGATTCGCATTCTGCGCATCCTGCGAATTTTCAGAATTCTCAAATTAGTGCAATACCTGCACGAGGCCAATGCACTGTTTCAGGCGCTGCGCGCCAGCCGGCGCAAGATTGTCGTTTTTTTATTTGGAGTTTTCAGTCTTGTTGTCATTTTGGGGTCGTTCATGTATATCATCGAAGGCGAAAAAAACGGTTTTACCAGCATCCCGCGCAGCATCTACTGGGCAATCGTGACGCTGACTACTGTCGGCTACGGCGACATTTCTCCGCAGACCGGTCTGGGCCAGACTTTGGCGGCAATTATTATGATTTTAGGCTACAGCATCATTGCTGTGCCCACCGGCGTAGTGACTGTGGAAATTTCACGCGTTCAAAAATCTTCGGTTTCCACGCAGGTGTGTCCTCAGTGCAGTCGCGAAGGTCATGATTCGGATGCGGTTTTCTGCAAATATTGCGGGGCAAAATTGTAA